A DNA window from Microcystis aeruginosa NIES-843 contains the following coding sequences:
- the rfbF gene encoding glucose-1-phosphate cytidylyltransferase yields the protein MVIQSVSLTVKDYKSNIPVAILCGGKGTRLREETEFRPKPMIAIGNRPIIWHIMKTYAQYGLTDFMLCLGYKGEIIRDYFFNYDWNQSDVLLELGNKKVTKLDSGHDEEDWRIWLVDTGQETMTGGRLKRLTSYIDQSGSDIFLATYGDGVCDVNIGDLLDFHYSHGKLATLTAVRPPSRFGELVIEDNLVSQFQEKPQTTEGWINGGYFVLNRKVLDLIEGDATTFEAQPLRTLAALGELAVYKHEGFWQCMDTYREMEMLNHLYDTGQARWKIW from the coding sequence ATGGTAATACAATCGGTCAGTTTAACAGTTAAGGACTATAAGTCTAACATTCCCGTCGCCATCTTGTGTGGTGGCAAAGGAACCCGACTGCGGGAAGAAACCGAATTTCGACCTAAGCCGATGATTGCCATCGGAAATCGACCGATTATTTGGCATATCATGAAAACTTATGCCCAATATGGGTTAACTGACTTTATGCTCTGTCTAGGGTACAAAGGGGAAATAATCCGGGACTATTTCTTTAACTATGATTGGAATCAAAGTGATGTCCTCTTAGAGTTAGGCAATAAAAAAGTGACCAAACTCGATAGTGGACATGATGAGGAGGACTGGCGTATTTGGTTAGTTGATACGGGACAGGAAACCATGACGGGAGGCCGTCTTAAACGTCTCACCTCTTATATAGATCAAAGTGGAAGTGATATCTTTTTAGCCACCTACGGGGATGGGGTTTGTGATGTGAATATTGGGGATCTGTTGGATTTCCATTACTCTCATGGTAAATTAGCCACCTTGACGGCGGTCCGTCCTCCTTCTCGCTTTGGCGAGTTAGTGATTGAGGATAATCTAGTCAGTCAATTCCAAGAAAAGCCCCAAACGACTGAGGGATGGATTAATGGGGGGTATTTTGTCTTAAATCGCAAGGTTTTGGATTTAATTGAGGGAGATGCGACGACTTTTGAAGCACAGCCCCTAAGAACCCTGGCTGCTTTGGGAGAACTCGCCGTCTATAAGCATGAAGGGTTTTGGCAGTGCATGGATACTTACCGAGAAATGGAAATGCTCAATCACCTTTATGACACTGGACAAGCTAGATGGAAAATATGGTAG